The genomic window TGCTTGCCATGCGATTCCTTCATAAATCCAACCAACTGTAGATAGATAATTTCTTTCCCCAACATTCAACGTGTACAAATGTTGACCAGTACTACGGTTATACAAACGATACATTGGTGAAGTATCGACATTCGGTGTGTCATACTGGGTTAGATTATACGTTTCAATCACGTTATTTAGAATCGAACCATAATTTGGAGCTGTCGCATAGCGACCAGTTAACCATGCTGTGGCATCGCGATACGATGAAGTATTACTTCTCCATGCACCTGAATAAAAGAAGACACCTGGTTGGAAAGAAGTCGTCTTCAACACCGTCACATTATCTTGTAAAGACTCTGCATAAGATGGATACTTACGAAAAGCTGCATTTACAGTGACCCATTGACCATTGATAAATTCTGAAGTCGGCATTGTCACCGATTGTCCATTATAACTACCTTTGATCCCAAATAAATTATAGTTTGGCGCAGCAGATAGTGTACTTCTTCCCCAGCCACTTTCAACAATTGCTTGGGCGATCATCACAGAGGCATATAAATCATTAGCATTCGCTAAAGTCTGCGCACTTGCCGCAATACTATCAATAAATGCTTGTTGCTCATTCACAGATGAACGTGCAGAAAAAGCTGCGACCCCCGGATTCTCAAATTGCGATAGATCCGCTTGATGTGTATGCGTCAATTCATCCCCATTCGTTAGAGGATTCGTGATTACTTCTGTTTTTTCGACAGGTTCAGTAGACTGTTCAGTTGCTTCTGAATCAGTCGTTGCAGTTACATCCCCCATTGTTGAAACTGTTGTTTCAGCAGGACTCGACGTTGCTGTCTCATCTGCAAGTACGACAAGGTTCGTAGATACTAAACTGCTTAGAACGATTGCACTAAATAAAAGATTTTTTGCTTTCATTTCATTCTCCTTTTTCTCAATAATTTTATAACAGCATGCGACATTATGAGAGTTTAGATATATGTATCATTAAATCTTCAAAAAATTTAATTTATTACTCCATAAAAATCACACATTTTTAATTATACATGACTGTAAACCTCATTTCAGCCATAAAATTATTAAGATTTTCGAGATACAGCAATATCTAAATCAGAAAAA from Enterococcus sp. DIV1094 includes these protein-coding regions:
- a CDS encoding glycoside hydrolase family 73 protein; protein product: MKAKNLLFSAIVLSSLVSTNLVVLADETATSSPAETTVSTMGDVTATTDSEATEQSTEPVEKTEVITNPLTNGDELTHTHQADLSQFENPGVAAFSARSSVNEQQAFIDSIAASAQTLANANDLYASVMIAQAIVESGWGRSTLSAAPNYNLFGIKGSYNGQSVTMPTSEFINGQWVTVNAAFRKYPSYAESLQDNVTVLKTTSFQPGVFFYSGAWRSNTSSYRDATAWLTGRYATAPNYGSILNNVIETYNLTQYDTPNVDTSPMYRLYNRSTGQHLYTLNVGERNYLSTVGWIYEGIAWQAPNSGQPVYRLYNPNNGDHHYTMAQSEINFLTPLGWRYEGLSFFSGGSKPIHRLFNPNETIGTHHYTLSSAERDSLTPLGWRYEGIGFYAY